Proteins from a genomic interval of Leifsonia shinshuensis:
- a CDS encoding methyltransferase domain-containing protein: protein MTDLTRLASWLRCPVCELDLEPVDRLTLGCANGHRHDVNKRGYVSLLGGGSKFAGDTAEMLDARDMVLEGGAYAPIATALAAAVAPAAHVLDAGAGTGYYLRAVLAASSGAAGLAMDLSPTAVARAVRSSPDVDGLVADTWRPLPVRSHRADAVLDVFAPRNLPEFHRVLRPGGTLAVVVPRAEHLASLREAGTMLDIPTDKAEDVIASADALYAPLAREHVAYDLALDDTLRLALAGMGPSARHAAASPAEATETTVSVDVLTFTPR, encoded by the coding sequence GTGACCGACCTGACCCGCCTGGCGTCCTGGCTGCGCTGCCCCGTCTGCGAGCTCGACCTGGAGCCGGTCGACCGCCTCACGCTGGGCTGCGCGAACGGGCACCGTCACGACGTCAACAAGCGCGGCTACGTGTCCCTCCTCGGCGGCGGGAGCAAGTTCGCCGGCGACACGGCCGAGATGCTGGACGCGCGCGACATGGTGCTGGAGGGCGGGGCCTACGCGCCGATCGCCACAGCCCTGGCGGCCGCCGTCGCGCCGGCCGCGCACGTCCTCGACGCGGGCGCCGGCACCGGCTACTACCTGCGCGCCGTCCTGGCCGCCTCCTCGGGAGCAGCCGGCCTCGCCATGGACCTCTCCCCCACCGCGGTGGCCCGCGCCGTGCGCTCGTCGCCGGATGTCGACGGTCTGGTGGCAGACACCTGGCGACCGCTCCCCGTGCGCTCGCACCGGGCGGACGCGGTGCTGGACGTGTTCGCGCCCCGCAACCTGCCCGAGTTCCACCGCGTCCTCCGCCCGGGCGGCACGCTCGCCGTGGTGGTCCCGCGCGCCGAGCACCTGGCGTCGCTCCGGGAGGCCGGCACCATGCTCGACATCCCCACCGACAAAGCGGAGGACGTCATCGCCTCCGCAGACGCGCTGTACGCCCCGCTGGCGCGCGAACACGTCGCCTACGACCTCGCGCTCGATGACACACTTCGGCTCGCTCTGGCGGGCATGGGACCGTCGGCCCGCCACGCCGCGGCGTCCCCCGCCGAGGCGACTGAGACGACGGTCTCCGTCGACGTCCTCACCTTCACGCCGCGCTGA
- the nrdR gene encoding transcriptional regulator NrdR, with translation MYCPFCRHPDSRVIDSRTSDDGLSIRRRRQCPECGRRFSTTETASLSVIKRSGVVEPFSREKIVLGVRKACQGRPVTDSDLAVLAQKVEETIRSTGASQIEANDIGLAILPELRELDEVAYLRFASVYQAFDSLEDFEAAIQQLRVEHYGEPADVQA, from the coding sequence ATGTACTGCCCCTTCTGCCGCCACCCCGACTCCCGCGTCATCGACTCCCGCACGAGCGACGACGGGCTCTCGATCCGGCGCCGCAGGCAGTGCCCGGAGTGCGGCCGGCGCTTCTCCACCACGGAGACCGCGAGCCTCAGCGTGATCAAGCGCAGCGGGGTGGTCGAGCCGTTCAGCCGCGAGAAGATCGTGCTCGGCGTCCGCAAGGCCTGCCAGGGCCGCCCGGTGACCGACTCCGACCTCGCGGTGCTGGCGCAGAAGGTGGAGGAGACCATCCGCTCCACCGGCGCCTCCCAGATCGAGGCCAACGACATCGGCCTCGCGATCCTCCCCGAGCTCCGCGAGCTCGACGAGGTCGCCTACCTGCGCTTCGCGAGCGTCTACCAGGCGTTCGACTCGCTGGAGGACTTCGAGGCGGCGATCCAGCAGCTCCGCGTCGAGCACTACGGCGAGCCGGCGGACGTCCAGGCCTGA
- a CDS encoding DUF3043 domain-containing protein has protein sequence MAKRQNPAAEAQTPAAETPEQTAARLQGKGAPTPTRREQEAARKRPLVPTDRKEAAKAARAHQAEAREKARVGMAAGDERYLTARDRGPQRRYVRDYVDARFSIGEFLIPVMLLVIVLSFLPWAFMQVWGLVALWAFFLIAVIDCIVLGLVVTRKVGDKFGKTKVERGLKWYAAMRALQLRVMRLPKPQVKRGQYPA, from the coding sequence TTGGCGAAACGACAGAACCCGGCGGCCGAGGCGCAGACGCCCGCCGCCGAGACCCCCGAACAGACCGCTGCACGGCTGCAGGGCAAGGGCGCCCCGACGCCCACCCGCCGCGAGCAGGAGGCGGCGCGCAAGCGACCGCTGGTGCCCACCGACCGCAAGGAGGCGGCCAAGGCGGCGCGCGCGCACCAGGCCGAGGCGCGCGAGAAGGCCCGCGTCGGCATGGCGGCGGGCGACGAGCGCTACCTGACCGCGCGCGACCGCGGCCCGCAGCGCCGGTACGTGCGCGACTACGTCGACGCCCGGTTCAGCATCGGCGAGTTCCTGATCCCGGTCATGCTGCTCGTGATCGTGCTCAGCTTCCTGCCGTGGGCCTTCATGCAGGTCTGGGGCCTGGTGGCCCTGTGGGCGTTCTTCCTCATCGCCGTGATCGACTGCATCGTCCTCGGCCTCGTCGTGACCAGGAAGGTCGGCGACAAGTTCGGCAAGACCAAGGTGGAGCGCGGGCTCAAGTGGTACGCCGCCATGCGCGCGCTGCAGCTGCGCGTCATGCGCCTGCCGAAGCCGCAGGTCAAGCGCGGCCAGTACCCCGCCTGA
- a CDS encoding RNase H family protein: protein MTIVAAADGSALGNPGPAGWSWYVDDDRWSAGGWPHGTNNMGELMAVIDLLESTAHVDDDLRILCDSQYVINSVTKWMPGWKRKGWRKSDGSPVLNRELLERLDRALHGRSYTFEWVKGHAGHDLNEAADQRARAAATAYRDGDPIPIGPGWPGAAVHEPAPAVAEPAAPSAPAAETVELDLFDDLLTASESDEDVVKRLERELVEPAVRADSARVAALLHPDFEEIGRSGRLWGRDAILEALAEEDAPAAELAVLGTERIGADAILLTARTVDDRGASLRSSLWLRVGGRWRLRFHQGTPEA, encoded by the coding sequence GTGACGATCGTCGCAGCGGCGGACGGCTCCGCCCTCGGTAATCCCGGCCCTGCGGGCTGGTCCTGGTACGTCGACGACGATCGCTGGTCGGCGGGCGGCTGGCCGCACGGCACCAACAACATGGGCGAGCTCATGGCGGTCATCGACCTCCTGGAGTCGACCGCCCACGTGGACGACGACCTGCGCATCCTGTGCGACAGCCAGTACGTGATCAACTCGGTGACCAAGTGGATGCCGGGCTGGAAGCGCAAGGGCTGGCGCAAGTCGGACGGCTCCCCTGTGCTCAACCGGGAGCTGCTGGAGCGCCTCGACCGGGCGCTGCACGGCCGCTCCTACACCTTCGAGTGGGTCAAGGGGCACGCCGGCCACGATCTGAACGAGGCGGCCGATCAGCGCGCCCGCGCCGCCGCCACCGCGTACCGCGACGGCGACCCGATCCCGATCGGCCCCGGCTGGCCGGGGGCTGCGGTGCACGAGCCGGCGCCCGCCGTGGCCGAGCCCGCCGCGCCCTCGGCCCCGGCGGCCGAGACGGTCGAGCTCGACCTCTTCGACGACCTGCTCACGGCGTCGGAGTCCGACGAGGACGTCGTGAAGCGACTGGAGCGCGAGCTCGTCGAGCCCGCCGTCCGCGCGGACTCCGCCCGGGTGGCCGCGCTGCTGCACCCCGACTTCGAGGAGATCGGCCGCTCCGGCCGGCTGTGGGGCCGCGACGCGATCCTGGAGGCGCTGGCCGAGGAGGACGCCCCCGCGGCCGAGCTCGCGGTGCTCGGCACCGAGCGGATCGGCGCGGACGCCATCCTGCTCACGGCGCGCACGGTGGACGACCGCGGCGCCAGCCTGCGCAGCTCGCTGTGGCTGCGCGTCGGCGGCCGCTGGCGCCTACGCTTCCACCAGGGCACGCCGGAGGCGTAG
- a CDS encoding dipeptidase: protein MTDTQQTPSGRSAAGDSPEVEERIRASVETGIPSAIAELSRLVRIPSVSWTAYDPANVRASAEAVAELLRGTGAFESVEIKQAPISGPSTGAGETLGQPAVLATRAAKNGRPTVLLYAHHDVQPQGDAENWDTPPFEPTVRGDRLYGRGAADDKAGVMAHVASVRALVEALGPDFDLGLAVFIEGEEEFGSRSFANFLEQNKTALAADVIVVADSDNVDIDTPALTVSLRGNVTFKLTVSTLEHASHSGMYGGAAPDAMLALVALLATLHDENGSVAVEGMRSHDDAAEPPALSEEQFREEAALLPGVTPIGTGPILSRMWSQPTVTITGIDAPSVVDASNTLLPSVAVRLSARVAPGQPASEAYAALERHLRAHAPFGAHIEISDVDTGDAFLVDTAGWAATEAKRAMTDAWGREAVETGVGGSIPFIADLVREFPEAQILVTGVEDPDTRAHSPNESLHLGVFKRAILAEALLLARLDARN from the coding sequence ATGACAGACACCCAGCAGACTCCTTCCGGCCGATCCGCAGCCGGGGACAGCCCGGAGGTGGAGGAGCGCATCCGCGCCTCCGTCGAGACCGGCATCCCGTCGGCGATCGCCGAGCTCTCGCGCCTCGTTCGCATCCCCTCGGTCTCGTGGACCGCCTACGACCCGGCGAACGTCCGCGCGAGCGCGGAGGCGGTGGCGGAGCTGCTGCGCGGCACCGGCGCGTTCGAGAGCGTCGAGATCAAGCAGGCGCCGATCTCCGGCCCGTCGACCGGCGCGGGGGAGACTCTGGGGCAGCCGGCGGTGCTCGCCACGCGCGCGGCGAAGAACGGCCGGCCGACCGTCCTGCTCTACGCCCACCACGACGTGCAGCCGCAGGGCGACGCCGAGAATTGGGACACCCCGCCGTTCGAGCCGACGGTGCGCGGCGACCGGCTCTACGGCCGCGGCGCCGCGGACGACAAGGCCGGCGTGATGGCCCACGTCGCGAGCGTCCGGGCGCTCGTGGAGGCCCTCGGCCCCGACTTCGACCTCGGCCTCGCCGTCTTCATCGAGGGCGAGGAGGAGTTCGGCTCGCGCTCGTTCGCGAACTTCCTGGAGCAGAACAAGACGGCGCTCGCCGCCGACGTGATCGTGGTCGCCGACTCCGACAACGTCGACATCGACACGCCCGCCCTCACCGTGTCGCTGCGCGGCAACGTGACCTTCAAGCTCACGGTGTCGACGCTCGAGCACGCCTCGCACTCCGGCATGTACGGCGGGGCGGCGCCCGACGCGATGCTCGCTCTGGTCGCCCTGCTGGCGACGCTGCACGACGAGAACGGGTCCGTCGCGGTCGAGGGGATGCGGTCGCACGACGACGCCGCGGAGCCGCCGGCGCTGAGCGAGGAGCAGTTCCGCGAGGAGGCCGCCCTGCTCCCCGGTGTGACCCCGATCGGGACCGGTCCGATCCTGTCCCGGATGTGGTCGCAGCCGACCGTCACGATCACCGGCATCGATGCCCCGAGCGTCGTCGACGCCTCCAACACCCTCCTCCCGAGCGTCGCCGTGCGGCTGAGCGCCCGGGTGGCGCCCGGTCAGCCGGCGTCCGAGGCGTACGCGGCCCTGGAGCGGCACCTGCGCGCGCACGCCCCCTTCGGCGCGCACATCGAGATCAGCGACGTCGACACCGGGGACGCGTTCCTGGTCGACACGGCGGGCTGGGCGGCGACCGAGGCCAAGCGCGCGATGACCGACGCCTGGGGCAGGGAAGCGGTGGAGACCGGCGTCGGTGGGTCCATCCCGTTCATCGCCGATCTCGTGCGCGAGTTCCCGGAGGCGCAGATCCTGGTCACCGGCGTCGAGGACCCGGACACGCGCGCCCACAGCCCGAACGAGTCGCTCCATCTCGGGGTGTTCAAGCGGGCGATTCTCGCCGAGGCGCTGCTGCTCGCCCGGCTGGATGCGCGGAACTGA
- the ctaD gene encoding cytochrome c oxidase subunit I codes for MTTTAPAPGATTAPAPKPTLLTANGVERKGNILVNYITSTDHKTIGYMYLISSFIYFLIGGVMALIIRAQLFEPGLAVVQTKEQYNQLFTMHGTIMLLMFATPLFAGFANVLMPLQIGAPDVAFPRLNALAYWFYSFGSLIAVAGFLTPQGAASFGWFAYAPLSSTTFSPGIGGNLWVLGLGLSGFGTILGAVNFITTIITMRAPGMTMFRMPIFTWNTLVTSILVLMAFPVLAAALFALAADRVFDAHIYDAANGGALLWQHLFWFFGHPEVYIIALPFFGIVSEIFPVFSRKPIFGYKTLIYATIAIAALSVTVWAHHMYVTGSVLLPWFSLMTMLIAVPTGVKIFNWIGTMWRGSLTFESPMLWSIGFLITFTFGGLTGVILASPPLDFHVSDTYFVVAHFHYVVFGTVVFAMFAGFYFWWPKWTGKMLNDRLGKWHFWLLFIGFHTTFLIQHWLGVVGMPRRYATYLPSDGFTWMNQVSSIGAGILAVSMIPFFVNVYLTARNAPKVTVNDPWGYGRSLEWATSCPPPRHNFTSIPRIRSESPAFDLNHPEAGIPIGIGGGKDAPDAPVLDLSNDKVK; via the coding sequence ATGACGACGACAGCACCGGCGCCCGGGGCGACCACCGCGCCCGCTCCGAAGCCCACCCTCCTCACCGCGAACGGGGTGGAGCGCAAGGGCAACATCCTCGTGAACTACATCACGTCGACGGACCACAAGACGATCGGGTACATGTACCTGATCTCGTCCTTCATCTACTTCCTCATCGGCGGCGTGATGGCGCTCATCATCCGCGCCCAGCTCTTCGAGCCGGGGCTCGCGGTGGTGCAGACCAAGGAGCAGTACAACCAGCTCTTCACGATGCACGGCACGATCATGCTGCTGATGTTCGCGACGCCGCTCTTCGCGGGCTTCGCCAACGTGCTCATGCCGCTGCAGATCGGCGCGCCCGACGTGGCGTTCCCGCGTCTGAACGCTCTGGCCTACTGGTTCTACTCGTTCGGATCGCTGATCGCGGTCGCCGGGTTCCTCACCCCGCAGGGCGCGGCCTCGTTCGGCTGGTTCGCGTACGCGCCGCTGTCGAGCACGACCTTCTCACCAGGGATCGGCGGCAACCTCTGGGTGCTGGGCCTCGGCCTGTCCGGCTTCGGCACCATCCTCGGCGCGGTCAACTTCATCACGACCATCATCACGATGCGCGCCCCGGGCATGACCATGTTCCGCATGCCGATCTTCACCTGGAACACCCTGGTGACGTCGATCCTCGTGCTGATGGCCTTCCCGGTGCTGGCCGCCGCGCTCTTCGCCCTCGCCGCCGACCGCGTGTTCGACGCGCACATCTACGACGCCGCGAACGGCGGGGCGCTGCTCTGGCAGCACTTGTTCTGGTTCTTCGGCCACCCCGAGGTGTACATCATCGCGCTGCCGTTCTTCGGCATCGTGTCGGAGATCTTCCCGGTGTTCAGCCGCAAGCCGATCTTCGGGTACAAGACCCTCATCTACGCGACGATCGCGATCGCGGCCCTGTCCGTCACCGTGTGGGCGCACCACATGTACGTGACCGGCTCGGTCCTGCTGCCGTGGTTCTCGCTGATGACGATGCTCATCGCGGTCCCGACGGGCGTGAAGATCTTCAACTGGATCGGCACGATGTGGCGCGGCTCGCTGACCTTCGAGTCCCCGATGCTGTGGTCGATCGGCTTCCTGATCACCTTCACCTTCGGTGGTCTCACCGGCGTCATCCTGGCGTCCCCGCCGCTCGACTTCCACGTGTCCGACACCTACTTCGTCGTCGCGCACTTCCACTACGTGGTGTTCGGCACCGTCGTCTTCGCGATGTTCGCCGGCTTCTACTTCTGGTGGCCGAAGTGGACGGGCAAGATGCTCAACGACCGTCTCGGCAAGTGGCACTTCTGGCTGCTGTTCATCGGCTTCCACACGACGTTCCTCATCCAGCACTGGCTGGGCGTCGTCGGCATGCCCCGCCGGTACGCGACGTACCTGCCGTCGGACGGCTTCACCTGGATGAACCAGGTCTCCTCGATCGGCGCCGGCATCCTGGCCGTCTCGATGATCCCGTTCTTCGTGAACGTCTACCTGACGGCGCGTAACGCCCCCAAGGTGACGGTCAACGACCCGTGGGGCTACGGCCGCTCGCTCGAGTGGGCGACCTCCTGCCCGCCGCCGCGGCACAACTTCACCTCGATCCCGCGCATCCGCTCCGAGTCGCCGGCGTTCGACCTCAACCACCCCGAGGCCGGCATCCCGATCGGTATCGGCGGCGGCAAGGACGCCCCGGACGCTCCCGTGCTCGATCTCTCGAACGACAAGGTCAAGTGA
- a CDS encoding cytochrome c oxidase subunit 4, whose amino-acid sequence MRANSILFWILSVFFILSAIVYTLWSLLDPMHMKVEWVGTVALTLSAILAAFIAFYVGRSHSAQGGELPEDRLDANIDDGDPELGHFSPWSWWPVALATGAALVILGLAVGFWICFIGAAFSLVCIVGWVYEYYRGYFAR is encoded by the coding sequence ATGAGAGCCAATTCCATCCTCTTCTGGATCCTCTCGGTCTTCTTCATCCTCTCGGCGATCGTCTACACGCTGTGGAGCCTGCTCGACCCGATGCACATGAAGGTCGAGTGGGTCGGCACCGTGGCGCTGACGCTGAGCGCCATCCTGGCCGCCTTCATCGCGTTCTACGTCGGCCGCTCGCACTCCGCCCAGGGCGGTGAGCTGCCGGAGGACCGCCTCGACGCGAACATCGACGACGGCGACCCCGAGCTCGGCCACTTCTCCCCGTGGAGCTGGTGGCCCGTCGCCCTCGCGACCGGCGCCGCGCTGGTCATCCTGGGCCTCGCGGTCGGCTTCTGGATCTGCTTCATCGGCGCGGCGTTCAGCCTCGTCTGCATCGTCGGCTGGGTCTACGAGTACTACCGCGGCTACTTCGCCCGCTGA
- a CDS encoding quinone-dependent dihydroorotate dehydrogenase gives MYRTLFSLVLSKLDPERAHHLAFLVIRALPALGLGGLVRRFTAPDPSLAVEALGLRFASPFGVAAGFDKDGEAVLGLGDLGFGHVEVGTITALPQPGNDRPRLFRLIPDRAVINRMGFNNHGAGDAANRLLRVRRAAHRPVLGVNIGKSRVVAVEDATQDYLTSARALAPVADYLVVNVSSPNTPGLRGLQELELLAPLLSAVKAVAGATPLLVKIAPDLTDEQVEKIAGLAVELGLAGIIATNTTISRDGLVTDPAVVDAAGAGGLSGAPLAARSLEVLRLIRAHVPAELCVISVGGVETAEDVQQRLDAGATLVQGYTAFLYRGPLWARQINRGLLRLRRALVEA, from the coding sequence ATGTATCGCACACTCTTCTCCCTCGTCCTGTCGAAACTCGACCCGGAGCGCGCGCACCATCTCGCCTTCCTGGTGATCCGGGCCCTTCCCGCCCTCGGGCTCGGCGGCCTCGTCCGCCGGTTCACCGCCCCGGACCCGTCGCTGGCGGTCGAGGCGCTCGGCCTGCGGTTCGCGTCGCCGTTCGGCGTCGCCGCCGGCTTCGACAAGGACGGCGAAGCGGTCCTCGGCCTCGGCGACCTGGGATTCGGGCACGTCGAGGTGGGCACGATCACCGCCCTCCCGCAGCCCGGCAACGACCGGCCGCGGCTGTTCCGGCTCATCCCGGACCGCGCCGTCATCAACCGGATGGGCTTCAACAACCACGGCGCGGGGGACGCCGCCAACCGCCTGCTCCGCGTACGCAGGGCGGCGCACCGTCCGGTGCTGGGCGTGAACATTGGCAAGAGCCGGGTGGTCGCCGTCGAGGACGCCACCCAGGACTACCTGACCAGCGCCCGCGCGCTCGCGCCGGTCGCCGACTACCTGGTCGTCAACGTCAGCTCGCCGAACACGCCGGGCCTGCGCGGCCTTCAGGAGCTGGAGCTGCTCGCGCCGCTGCTGTCCGCCGTGAAGGCGGTCGCCGGCGCGACCCCGCTGCTGGTCAAGATCGCGCCCGACCTCACCGACGAGCAGGTCGAGAAGATCGCGGGCCTGGCCGTCGAGCTGGGCCTCGCCGGGATCATCGCGACGAACACCACGATCTCCCGCGACGGCCTGGTGACGGACCCCGCCGTGGTCGACGCCGCCGGCGCCGGCGGGCTCTCGGGCGCACCGCTCGCCGCCCGTTCGCTGGAGGTGCTGCGCCTCATCCGCGCGCACGTGCCCGCCGAGCTCTGCGTGATCTCGGTCGGCGGCGTGGAGACCGCGGAGGACGTGCAGCAGCGCCTCGACGCGGGCGCCACGCTGGTGCAGGGCTACACCGCATTCCTCTACCGCGGCCCGCTCTGGGCCCGGCAGATCAACCGCGGGCTGCTACGCCTCCGGCGTGCCCTGGTGGAAGCGTAG
- a CDS encoding cytochrome b encodes MSTSTAAAPAAPTTAKSGGFTAAAANYIEDRTSISGAVKEFGRKIFPDHWSFLLGEVALYSFIVILLTGTFLTFFFQASMAEVVYNGSYVPLKGIHMSAAMESTLNISFEVRGGLLVRQIHHWSALLFVAAIGLHMLRIFFTGAFRKPRELNWVIGFTLFILAMAEGFTGYSLPDDLLSGNGLRIIDGLIKGLPVVGTWISFLLFGGEFPGTAIVGRLYTLHILLLPALVVAFIALHLVFVVVHKHTQYAAPGRTQGNVVGYPVLPVYAAKAGGFFFIVFGVVALMASLFTINPIWNYGPYDPSPVSAGTQPDWYIGFADGALRLVPPGWEFVWLNRTWSFNIIVPVAILGLFIVTVMIYPFIEAWITGDKREHHILDRPRNAATRTAIGAAGVTFYAVFWAAASSDIIATHFKLTMEGVIHTLQALLFVGPVVAYFLTKRICLALQKKDRSIALHGYETGRIVKLPGGEFIEVHEQLSDYERWRLVSYEAYEPLMIRPNKRGKITAGTRMRASLSRWFFEDRLVPPTRGELESDHGHH; translated from the coding sequence TTGAGCACCTCGACCGCCGCGGCCCCCGCGGCACCCACCACGGCCAAGAGCGGCGGCTTCACCGCTGCCGCCGCCAACTACATCGAGGACCGCACCAGCATCTCGGGCGCGGTCAAGGAGTTCGGTCGCAAGATCTTCCCCGACCACTGGTCGTTCCTGCTCGGTGAGGTCGCCCTCTACAGCTTCATCGTCATCCTGCTGACCGGGACGTTCCTGACGTTCTTCTTCCAGGCGTCGATGGCGGAGGTCGTCTACAACGGCTCGTACGTCCCGCTCAAGGGCATCCACATGTCCGCGGCGATGGAGTCCACCCTCAACATCTCGTTCGAGGTGCGCGGCGGCCTGCTGGTGCGCCAGATCCACCACTGGTCGGCGCTGCTGTTCGTGGCCGCGATCGGCCTGCACATGCTCCGCATCTTCTTCACGGGCGCCTTCCGCAAGCCGCGCGAGCTCAACTGGGTGATCGGCTTCACGCTGTTCATCCTGGCGATGGCCGAGGGCTTCACGGGCTACTCCCTCCCGGACGACCTGCTCTCGGGCAACGGCCTCCGGATCATCGACGGCCTCATCAAGGGCCTGCCGGTGGTCGGCACCTGGATCTCGTTCCTGCTCTTCGGCGGCGAGTTCCCGGGCACGGCGATCGTCGGACGCCTCTACACGCTGCACATCCTGCTGCTGCCCGCGCTGGTGGTCGCGTTCATCGCGCTGCACCTCGTGTTCGTGGTCGTGCACAAGCACACCCAGTACGCGGCCCCCGGCCGCACGCAGGGCAACGTCGTCGGCTACCCGGTCCTCCCGGTGTACGCGGCGAAGGCCGGCGGCTTCTTCTTCATCGTGTTCGGTGTCGTCGCGCTCATGGCGTCGCTCTTCACCATCAACCCGATCTGGAACTACGGCCCGTACGACCCCTCCCCCGTGTCCGCCGGCACCCAGCCGGACTGGTACATCGGCTTCGCGGACGGCGCGCTGCGCCTCGTCCCGCCGGGCTGGGAGTTCGTCTGGCTCAACCGCACCTGGTCGTTCAACATCATCGTCCCGGTCGCCATCCTCGGTCTCTTCATCGTGACCGTGATGATCTACCCCTTCATCGAGGCGTGGATCACCGGCGACAAGCGCGAGCACCACATCCTGGACCGTCCGCGCAACGCGGCCACCCGCACGGCCATCGGCGCCGCCGGCGTGACCTTCTACGCGGTGTTCTGGGCTGCGGCGTCGTCGGACATCATCGCGACGCACTTCAAGCTCACGATGGAGGGCGTCATCCACACCCTCCAGGCGCTGCTGTTCGTCGGCCCGGTGGTCGCGTACTTCCTCACCAAGCGCATCTGCCTGGCGCTGCAGAAGAAGGACCGCTCGATCGCGCTGCACGGTTACGAGACCGGCCGCATCGTGAAGCTCCCCGGCGGCGAGTTCATCGAGGTGCACGAGCAGCTGAGCGACTACGAGCGCTGGCGCCTGGTGAGCTACGAGGCCTACGAGCCGCTGATGATCCGCCCGAACAAGCGCGGCAAGATCACCGCCGGCACCCGGATGCGCGCGAGCCTGTCCCGCTGGTTCTTCGAGGACCGCCTGGTCCCGCCGACCCGCGGCGAGCTCGAGTCGGACCACGGCCACCACTGA
- the coxB gene encoding cytochrome c oxidase subunit II, whose amino-acid sequence MRHNRRFRWVAIPIAATLAIVLAGCTQAQLHGFLPGFVEGEQPVTNHTDRISGLWVTSWIVLLIVGIVVWGLILWAVVVYRRRKGQTGLPVQLRYNMPIEIFYTIVPLILVLGFFAFTARDQNAIEQPYAHPDLKIQVYAKQWAWDFNYVTDNVYDPGIQAQPSDTNATPGSVQESEIPTLYLPENKKITVQLDSRDVIHSFWVPAFLYKKDVIPGKTNYMYFSTTGRTGTFVGKCAELCGEYHSAMLFNVKIVSQSEYDAHIQSLRDKGFEGQLGSEYDRNNNLPGTGAPTGNK is encoded by the coding sequence GTGCGTCACAATCGCCGTTTCCGATGGGTTGCAATCCCGATCGCAGCGACACTCGCTATCGTCCTCGCGGGCTGCACGCAGGCCCAGCTCCACGGCTTCCTGCCGGGCTTCGTCGAGGGCGAGCAGCCCGTCACCAACCACACCGACCGCATCAGCGGCCTCTGGGTGACCAGCTGGATCGTTCTGCTCATCGTCGGCATCGTCGTCTGGGGGCTCATCCTCTGGGCGGTCGTCGTGTACCGCCGCCGCAAGGGACAGACCGGCCTGCCGGTGCAGCTGCGCTACAACATGCCGATCGAGATCTTCTACACGATCGTGCCGCTCATCCTGGTCCTCGGCTTCTTCGCCTTCACGGCGCGCGACCAGAACGCCATCGAGCAGCCGTACGCGCACCCCGACCTCAAGATCCAGGTGTACGCCAAGCAGTGGGCGTGGGACTTCAACTACGTCACCGACAACGTGTACGACCCGGGCATCCAGGCCCAGCCGAGCGACACGAACGCCACCCCCGGTTCGGTCCAGGAGAGCGAGATCCCCACGCTCTACCTGCCGGAGAACAAGAAGATCACCGTCCAGCTCGACTCGCGCGACGTGATCCACTCCTTCTGGGTGCCGGCCTTCCTGTACAAGAAGGACGTCATCCCGGGCAAGACCAACTACATGTACTTCTCGACCACCGGCCGCACGGGCACCTTCGTCGGCAAGTGCGCCGAGCTCTGCGGCGAGTACCACTCGGCGATGCTCTTCAATGTGAAGATCGTGTCGCAGAGCGAGTACGACGCCCACATCCAGTCGCTCCGCGACAAGGGCTTCGAGGGCCAGCTCGGGTCGGAGTACGACCGCAACAACAACCTGCCCGGCACGGGCGCCCCCACGGGCAACAAGTGA
- the erpA gene encoding iron-sulfur cluster insertion protein ErpA produces the protein MTDTALTATKAHGVGLTDNAAGKVKSLLEQEGRDDLRLRVAVQPGGCSGLIYQLYFDERMLDGDATVDFDGVEVIVDKMSVPYLDGATIDFEDTIQKQGFTIDNPNATGSCACGDSFH, from the coding sequence ATGACCGACACAGCGCTGACCGCGACCAAGGCCCACGGCGTCGGCCTGACCGACAATGCGGCGGGCAAGGTCAAGAGCCTGCTCGAGCAGGAGGGCCGCGACGACCTGCGTCTGCGCGTCGCCGTCCAGCCCGGCGGCTGCTCGGGGCTGATCTACCAGCTGTACTTCGACGAGCGCATGCTCGACGGGGACGCGACCGTCGACTTCGACGGGGTGGAGGTCATCGTCGACAAGATGAGCGTCCCCTACCTGGACGGCGCCACCATCGACTTCGAGGACACCATCCAGAAGCAGGGATTCACGATCGACAACCCCAACGCGACGGGCTCCTGCGCCTGCGGAGACTCGTTCCACTGA